In Dehalococcoidales bacterium, the following proteins share a genomic window:
- a CDS encoding DUF5679 domain-containing protein, with product MQAYCMKCRKKVEMKNAKAVTLKNKRPATQGTCPSCGTKVFRIGKG from the coding sequence ATGCAGGCTTATTGCATGAAATGCAGGAAGAAAGTAGAAATGAAAAACGCCAAGGCGGTCACCCTGAAGAACAAGAGGCCGGCCACCCAGGGCACCTGCCCCAGCTGCGGCACCAAGGTATTCCGCATCGGCAAGGGCTAA
- the secG gene encoding preprotein translocase subunit SecG, which produces METYLYIAQLVVAVALIAVTLLQVKGGGLGGIFGQADTVYRTKRGVEKTLFQLTIVLVFVFIVLSIVSLRVTI; this is translated from the coding sequence ATGGAAACTTATTTATATATCGCGCAGCTGGTAGTCGCGGTGGCCTTGATAGCCGTTACCCTGCTGCAGGTCAAGGGCGGCGGGCTGGGCGGCATTTTCGGCCAGGCGGACACGGTGTACCGCACCAAGCGGGGGGTGGAAAAGACCCTCTTCCAGCTTACCATCGTGCTGGTGTTCGTTTTCATCGTACTCTCCATCGTATCCCTGAGAGTCACCATCTAG
- the gatB gene encoding Asp-tRNA(Asn)/Glu-tRNA(Gln) amidotransferase subunit GatB: protein MDYQTIIGLEVHAQLLTKSKMYCGCSADYASAPPNTHVCPVCLGLPGVLPVINRQAVEFTMMTALALNCAISDFTRFDRKNYAYPDLMKGYQISQAYAPISQKGFITIEIDGATRQIGINHVHLEEDVAKLQHRNAGGEDYSLVDVNRSGAPLMEIVSDPDLRSPEEARQYLVKLRSILQYLGVSTGNMEEGSFRCDANISIRPVGSKELGPKVEVKNLNSFKAVFMAMEYEAVRQRKAVAEEKKLVQETRGWVEPEGKTVSQRSKEYAHDYRYFPEPDLPPVVISREWVEAVRAKLPELPEARRDRFIADYGLSMYDARLLTESKAVADYFEEGARCEKDVAPKEMSNWLTGEVSRITSANDIDITAFRAKVPPDRLAALIVSAHGAINTATAKTVLEEMFKSGQAAADIIKERGVSQISDTGELEKIVADVINSNVQPVADFKAGKETALKFLVGQVMKASKGRANPQLVNEVLRRKLAEVK from the coding sequence ATGGACTACCAAACAATCATCGGGCTGGAAGTACACGCCCAGCTATTGACTAAAAGCAAGATGTACTGCGGGTGCAGCGCGGACTACGCCAGCGCGCCGCCCAACACCCACGTCTGCCCGGTGTGCCTGGGCCTGCCCGGTGTGCTGCCGGTCATCAACCGGCAGGCCGTGGAATTCACCATGATGACCGCCCTCGCGCTGAACTGCGCCATCTCCGATTTCACCCGGTTCGACCGCAAGAACTACGCCTACCCGGACCTGATGAAAGGCTACCAGATTTCCCAGGCCTACGCGCCTATCAGCCAGAAGGGCTTTATCACCATCGAGATTGACGGCGCTACCAGGCAAATCGGCATCAACCATGTCCACCTGGAGGAAGATGTAGCCAAGCTGCAGCACCGCAATGCCGGCGGGGAGGACTACAGCCTGGTGGACGTCAACCGCTCCGGCGCGCCGCTGATGGAAATCGTCAGCGATCCGGACCTGCGCTCGCCGGAGGAAGCGCGCCAGTACCTGGTCAAGCTGCGCAGTATTTTACAGTACCTCGGCGTTTCCACCGGCAATATGGAGGAAGGCAGCTTCCGCTGCGATGCCAATATCAGCATCCGCCCGGTGGGGAGCAAAGAGCTCGGCCCCAAGGTGGAGGTGAAGAACCTGAACAGCTTCAAAGCGGTCTTCATGGCCATGGAGTACGAGGCGGTACGCCAGCGCAAAGCCGTGGCGGAAGAGAAAAAACTCGTCCAGGAGACGCGTGGCTGGGTGGAGCCGGAAGGCAAGACCGTCTCCCAGCGCAGCAAAGAGTACGCCCATGACTACCGCTACTTCCCGGAGCCGGACCTGCCGCCGGTGGTGATAAGCCGTGAATGGGTGGAAGCGGTGCGGGCAAAGCTGCCCGAGCTGCCGGAAGCCCGGCGCGACAGGTTTATCGCCGATTACGGGCTTTCCATGTACGACGCCCGGCTGCTGACCGAGTCCAAGGCCGTGGCCGACTATTTTGAAGAGGGCGCCAGGTGTGAAAAAGACGTGGCGCCGAAAGAAATGAGCAACTGGCTTACCGGCGAGGTCAGCCGGATTACCAGCGCCAATGACATAGATATCACCGCGTTCCGCGCTAAAGTGCCGCCGGACCGGCTGGCCGCGCTGATAGTAAGCGCACACGGGGCCATCAACACCGCCACCGCCAAGACCGTGCTGGAAGAAATGTTTAAATCCGGCCAGGCGGCAGCCGATATTATTAAAGAGCGCGGCGTCAGCCAGATAAGCGATACGGGTGAGCTTGAGAAAATAGTGGCCGACGTGATAAACTCAAATGTGCAGCCGGTGGCCGACTTCAAGGCGGGCAAGGAAACAGCCCTGAAGTTCCTGGTCGGGCAGGTAATGAAAGCGAGCAAGGGGCGCGCCAATCCGCAGCTGGTCAACGAGGTGCTGAGGCGGAAACTGGCGGAAGTGAAGTAA